CTCTGTTTTCTCTATCAAATCGAGAACCTGGTGCCACATAGACTTCACAGCCAAGAATGGGTTTAATTCCCACTTCCTTTGCCGCACGATAAAAATCAATCACACCATACATCACACCATGATCGGTAATCGCAAGCGAATCCATTCCCAGATCCTTTGCTCGACGAACGAGTTCCTTAATCTTACTCGACCCATCTAGAAGTGAATATTCGGTATGTGTGTGTAAATGTGTAAACGCCATCTTCCTTCCTTTCCCGTTTGTAAAAATAAAGAGCTGCATCGAATATCGACCAACTCTTTACTATTTACACTATTGGTTTGTTAAATATGACTCTATTCCTGTGACGGCCGCTCGTTCATCCTCACCATCAGCTAGTACGGTCACTTTCGTGCCATTTTTTAATGCCATTGTCATCATTCCCATAATGCTCTTTGCATTTACCTTCTTATTTTCACTTTCTAGATAAATACTACTTGCAAATTGGCTAGCCAGCTGCACTAACATCGCAATTGGTCTTGCCTCCAATCCACTTTCTAATTCCACAGTAATTGTCTTCTTGATCATGTCCTTTTCTCCTCATCCATTTCTTCTCGGAGCTTGTCCGCCACTTCAGCTAATTTCCGAAGCCTGTGGTTGACTCCGCTCTTTCCCACTGGCGGATTTAAGTAATTGCCCAATATCATTAAATTGGCATCTGGATATTCCAATCTCACCTTTGCCATTTCTTGCAAATTAGGTTTTAATGCATCCAATCCAATTGTTTTGACAATGAGCTCAATATCCGCCTTTTGTTTCAAGTAAGCATTAACCGTCTTGTTAAGATTAGCCGTCTCACAATTGACGGAGCGATTAACTTTATTTCGCATTCCCTTAAGTATACGCACATTCTCAAACTCCATTAAAGAATTTGCCGCTGACATTGTGCGCAGGGCATCGCCAATAAAATCACCCTCCTTCAAATAGACAATATACGACTTCTTTCTCATCACTATCTTAGCTTCCAGATTCAGCTCTTTCATGATGTGCTGAATCTGCATAGCTCGTCCCTTTGTTGGACAGACGATTTCAAAGTGGTATGCTTTCTCTGGGTCCGAAACCGAACCACTCGCTAAGAAAGCACCACGTAAGAAAGCTCTCCTGCAACAACCCTTAGAAACAACTCTATTTTTTTGAAGAGTTAGATCCTCACCAATTCGACCATATTTGTCGATCAATTTTGTACTTTCTAATACCCTCTTTGTATCTTCATCGCTTTTGAGTTTCACTATATAAGTATGTCTGCGATGTAGGAAAGAATTCTTACTAATTGCAATACTCGTCTTTATATTAAATGTTTTCTTGAGCAAAGTAAAGCACTTTCTAGCTGTACCTGCATGCTCTGTAGAGATTGAGAGCATATACTCGTCATTTTCTGAAATATGTACTCTTCCAATAAAGCTCAAAATCCCTGCAAGTTCTGCAATTTGGCTCTCACACTCATCGGGCATTACTCTTGACAATTCATCTTTTACTGATGTTGAATATGACATACTAACTTAACCTTTTAATATTCCGATCACAATCTCGATGTTCCAAATTTAATGAAATCCCTGAATATTTTTTTAGTCGCTCTGCCAAGGCACAGGCAATGCACACAGAGCGATGTTGACCGCCCGTACAGCCAATGGCAATGACTAATTGACTTCTTCCCTCTTTGACATATTGTGGAATTAAAAATTCCACCATATCCTGAAGTTTCGTCATAAATATTTCTGCCATACCATCCCGAAAGATATACTCCTTTACCTTTTTATCTTCTCCAGATTTTAAGCGAAGGTCTGCCTCATAAAATGGATTGGTCAAAAAACGCACATCAAAAACTAAATCTGCATCTTTTGGAATACCATAGGCAAAGCCAAAAGATAGGACATTGACAAATAAATCCCTGTGCACCTTTTTGTCCGCAAAAATCGAAACAATTTCTGCTCGCAATTCCTTAGTCAAAAAGTGACTGGTATCTATATAGTACTCTGCCCGGTTGCGCAAAAACTCAAGTGCCTTTCTCTCCTTTTCAATGCCTGTTTCAATTCTTCCATCCTTTGACAGGGGATGACTTCTTCTTGTCTCCTTGTAGCGCTTAATGAGTGTCTCATTATCCGCATCCAAAAATAAAATGCTATACTCTACATTTTTATTGTCGACATCTTCTAGAATCTTTTGCATATTCTCCAAAGATTCCTTTCTTCGGATGTCAATTCCAAATGCTGTCATTGCTGTTGCACCCTTAGACTTTTCTATCTCCACAAGTTTTGGCAACAACTCCACCGGAAGGTTATCCATGCAATCGTATCCTATATCCTCTAATGCTTTTAAGGCCACTGTCTTACCAGACCCACTCATTCCAGTTACGATGACAAATTTCATTTAAAACTCTCCCAACATTCGAACTTCTGGGTGCAATTCCACCCCAAATTTTTCCTTTACAATTCTTTGCACATCACCAATCAGTCCATAGACATCTTCTGCTGTAGCATGGTCTACATTGATGACAAATCCACAATGTTTCTTTGAAACTTGTGCTCCTCCTCTTTGATACCCACAAAGCCCAGCATCCGAAATTAATTTTCCTGCAAAATATCCCTTCGGTCGCTTAAATGTTGACCCTGCACTTGGATACTCAAGAGGTTGCTTTTCCTCCCTTCTTCTTGTGAGATCCAAAATCTTTGCGTTAATTTCCTCTGGATTCCCCTTCTTTAGTGTGAACCTTCCCGCCAAAATCGTTCTCTTTTTTTCCTCAATATTGCTGTGGCGATAACCTAGGTCAAGGTCCTCCATCGGCACCCAATGAATAATTCCATCACTTTCTAAAATCAATGCCTCACTGAGCACATGAGAAATTTCACTTTCATAGGCACCTGCATTCATAAAAATAGCTCCACCAACACTTCCAGGAATTCCACAAGAAAACTCCAGTCCCATTAATTTTGCCTCTGCAGCTGTCTTTGACAAGTCTGCCAAAAAAACACCTGCTCCTGCAACAATTTGCTCCCCTTCCACTGCAATTTTATCTAAACCTGCTGTGCTCACAATCACGCCATTATAGCCTCTGTCACTGACCAAAAGATCGCTTCCTCTGCCAAGTACAAAGTAATCTACACCCTCATTTTGAATGATTTCAAGCACCAATCTTATTTTTTCTTCCGTCTTTGGCTCGACAAACAGTGCAGCAGGTCCTCCAATGTGAAATGTAGTATGGGCTGACATTGGTTCTGCAATGCGAATCTCATCTTCAGTCAAAATCTCTTGCAATTTTTCTTGCAACCTATTCTTCCAATCCATCGCTACATTTTTCCCTTATTAATATTTGCTTGCACTCGTCTATAAAGTTCCTCTGCTGCATTGTATCCCATCTTCTTTTGTCTGTGGTTAACAGAGGCTGCCTCACAAATGACTGCCAAATTTCTTCCTGGACGAATTGGAAGCACATGGCAAACTACCTTATTGCCTAAAAACTCGGTGTAATTGTCCTCTAAGCCAATGCGGTCATAAGCTTCTTCCTTGT
This region of Lachnospiraceae bacterium oral taxon 096 genomic DNA includes:
- a CDS encoding HPr family phosphocarrier protein, with product MIKKTITVELESGLEARPIAMLVQLASQFASSIYLESENKKVNAKSIMGMMTMALKNGTKVTVLADGEDERAAVTGIESYLTNQ
- the whiA gene encoding DNA-binding protein WhiA, giving the protein MSYSTSVKDELSRVMPDECESQIAELAGILSFIGRVHISENDEYMLSISTEHAGTARKCFTLLKKTFNIKTSIAISKNSFLHRRHTYIVKLKSDEDTKRVLESTKLIDKYGRIGEDLTLQKNRVVSKGCCRRAFLRGAFLASGSVSDPEKAYHFEIVCPTKGRAMQIQHIMKELNLEAKIVMRKKSYIVYLKEGDFIGDALRTMSAANSLMEFENVRILKGMRNKVNRSVNCETANLNKTVNAYLKQKADIELIVKTIGLDALKPNLQEMAKVRLEYPDANLMILGNYLNPPVGKSGVNHRLRKLAEVADKLREEMDEEKRT
- the rapZ gene encoding RNase adapter RapZ, with protein sequence MKFVIVTGMSGSGKTVALKALEDIGYDCMDNLPVELLPKLVEIEKSKGATAMTAFGIDIRRKESLENMQKILEDVDNKNVEYSILFLDADNETLIKRYKETRRSHPLSKDGRIETGIEKERKALEFLRNRAEYYIDTSHFLTKELRAEIVSIFADKKVHRDLFVNVLSFGFAYGIPKDADLVFDVRFLTNPFYEADLRLKSGEDKKVKEYIFRDGMAEIFMTKLQDMVEFLIPQYVKEGRSQLVIAIGCTGGQHRSVCIACALAERLKKYSGISLNLEHRDCDRNIKRLS
- the murB gene encoding UDP-N-acetylmuramate dehydrogenase: MDWKNRLQEKLQEILTEDEIRIAEPMSAHTTFHIGGPAALFVEPKTEEKIRLVLEIIQNEGVDYFVLGRGSDLLVSDRGYNGVIVSTAGLDKIAVEGEQIVAGAGVFLADLSKTAAEAKLMGLEFSCGIPGSVGGAIFMNAGAYESEISHVLSEALILESDGIIHWVPMEDLDLGYRHSNIEEKKRTILAGRFTLKKGNPEEINAKILDLTRRREEKQPLEYPSAGSTFKRPKGYFAGKLISDAGLCGYQRGGAQVSKKHCGFVINVDHATAEDVYGLIGDVQRIVKEKFGVELHPEVRMLGEF